The Arachis hypogaea cultivar Tifrunner chromosome 14, arahy.Tifrunner.gnm2.J5K5, whole genome shotgun sequence genome has a segment encoding these proteins:
- the LOC112740888 gene encoding uncharacterized protein isoform X2, producing MEPSNNTETEDETVALRRKKLRRVSFADNEITSVHIFRPDDSSSSDTPPGSVPSSSPSPEVLGFFRDLAGDSDEDDELDLKESSSPPNGEAADLNHSFLRPLGSPSPSGSSAAPSTDDEDDFRCPVSSSFIRPERLPDSAASDDLTMDSTAFSLHYRSLARSDFEDLKTPSRFSPQFEETLPSQGSGHSASTTGCFMVLSEAKMQSPQSGVPTDPVNVCRDSSDMSMTGLDPQRYDYDRLSPTLDAILVEGSKDLPAISPLNTEAADSRLSSPVDQVIHDFLDNEGNHTGVDDSVQPHGIHDSEAADTPNVGPAMGRVGKHDTVADDSLHQIKTPDTSIKETKKFVEGASAAIHKELDFLIANSARTPLMMGNSVQSKLGYGVAQVKGSNLEDRGQMSDINEKDCEYNQVETRNASLDEHLYGLTQGNRMNQGSIITDSHGIDSFRNLAMLTDNEQTVDSKTGEQAFSLISVDFQSGKNSKTGEITASCLQIDQTDSTVEKRKDDVASVTYDNPFSSPVMLNQKRSQHVECQRTCSHELKQLKKHNESVNSGLGQDAESNSDAAADGFGLSGFENSVKTSTDCMISQSASKRKPAESPSNMVLFLSTPSKETPTLSPSLYGSSSELLNSNMQDLSNKDNSYGHCHLDNNCRGAPKVALSPVTKSGFEFSFEKKRKGFEIQLPGDGDKDKFGRIIRSPEVHIGNSAIQLNSEQRRYMSSGEKLRDQTWNDWADFLKKFLGSTQHFLSPSVDRLNLRMICKLEEVLVHLQKVKQCEFLCSDIHPQKIADTQNVSRHKRYVEGRMLMLNISYEKAKLQLMHMKRDRLLKKVQQLNHGLQESKEMELRFMASLSKSVAVETQANDIRITTSLLNSEGKCQVIELRQELENLTCKAKSLSEFFHSVCKIEGVQSYIDTIEFVRDYIQKRMSNKFIFQSLKQWVIEDFEHTDGGYKIILNYCGYVIQRFAVNASLPSIITSNDLNDVNIMKTFPDINACSAFEFVLNTHTTKKCTDSISLGQETQIISSLLSNLLDVVEEVQLSRIEIRNLVQAKFFSHSGQQLDLQLVFMDFSSGRKVKVTFDMTCIKCGAYPAKVLPSQILGHTGMEHDSPLSLVSQVRSAAENVGVGYLRIIRLCRCISRIIQPCT from the exons ATGGAACCTTCCAACAACACCGAAACCGAAGACGAGACCGTCGCGCTTCGGAGGAAGAAGTTGCGCCGCGTCAGCTTCGCGGACAACGAGATTACCTCCGTCCACATCTTCCGCCCCGACGACTCTTCTTCCTCCGACACTCCTCCCGGTTCAGTTCCTTCCTCCTCCCCCTCCCCCGAGGTCCTAGGGTTTTTCCGGGACCTGGCCGGCGACAGCGACGAAGACGACGAGCTCGACCTCAAGGAGTCCTCTTCCCCGCCCAACGGTGAAGCCGCCGATCTCAATCACTCCTTTCTGAGACCACTCGGTTCCCCTTCCCCCAGTGGCAGTAGCGCCGCTCCTTCCACTGACGATG AAGATGATTTTCGATGTCCGGTGTCGTCCAGTTTCATCAGACCCGAACGCTTGCCGGACTCTGCTGCATCTGATGATCTCACAATGGACTCAACTGCCTTTTCATTGCATTACCGGAGTCTTGCCAGGTCGGATTTTGAAGACTTGAAGACGCCCTCGAGGTTCAGTCCTCAGTTTGAAGAGACATTGCCGAGCCAAGGCTCCGGCCACTCAGCCTCCACTACTGGGTGTTTTATGGTTCTTTCGGAAGCCAAGATGCAGTCTCCTCAGTCTGGAGTACCTACGGATCCCGTGAATGTTTGTAGAGATTCCAGTGACATGAGTATGACTGGGTTGGACCCGCAGAGGTACGATTATGACAGACTCTCTCCTACTTTGGACGCAATCCTTGTAGAAGGAAGCAAGGATTTGCCTGCCATCTCCCCTTTGAATACTGAGGCTGCAGATTCACGGCTTAGCTCTCCAGTTGATCAAGTCATCCATGATTTCTTAGACAACGAGGGGAATCATACTGGTGTGGATGATTCAGTTCAGCCACATGGCATCCATGATTCTGAGGCTGCAGATACACCGAACGTAGGTCCAGCTATGGGTAGAGTTGGGAAACATGATACAGTCGCAGATGATTcccttcaccaaatcaaaactcCTGATACTTCAATCAAG GAAACCAAGAAGTTTGTTGAAGGTGCAAGTGCAGCAATCCATAAAGAGTTAGACTTTCTTATTGCTAATAGTGCAAGAACTCCACTAATGATGGGCAACTCAGTTCAATCAAAACTTGGTTATGGTGTTGCCCAGGTGAAGGGAAGTAATCTTGAAGACAGAGGACAAATGTCTGACATTAATGAAAAAGATTGTGAATACAATCAAGTTGAAACTCGAAATGCTTCTTTAGATGAGCATCTCTATGGTTTAACTCAAGGGAATAGGATGAATCAAGGTTCGATCATCACAGATTCCCATGGGATTGACTCCTTTAGAAACCTTGCGATGCTAACTGATAATGAACAGACTGTTGACTCAAAAACGGGTGAGCAAGCTTTTAGTTTGATTTCTGTTGACTTCCAGAGTGGCAAAAATTCTAAGACTGGGGAAATCACAGCTTCTTGCCTGCAGATTGACCAAACAGATAGCACAGTTGAGAAAAGGAAAGATGATGTTGCAAGTGTTACATATGATAATCCATTTTCTTCTCCTGTGATGTTGAACCAGAAGCGATCACAACATGTGGAATGCCAAAGGACTTGTTCTCATGAATTGAAGCAGCTGAAAAAGCATAATGAATCTGTTAATAGTGGTTTAGGGCAAGATGCTGAGAGCAACTCAGACGCAGCAGCTGATGGATTTGGGTTGTCTGGGTTTGAAAACAGTGTAAAGACTAGTACAGATTGTATGATTTCACAG AGTGCATCCAAGAGAAAACCAGCTGAGAGTCCTAGTAATATGGTTTTGTTTCTGAGCACTCCTAGCAAAGAAACTCCAACTCTGTCGCCATCTCTTTATGGGTCTTCGAGTGAACTGCTGAACAGTAATATGCAAGACTTGTCTAATAAAGATAACTCATATGGTCATTGCCATCTTGACAACAACTGCCGAGGGGCACCCAAAGTAGCTCTGAGCCCTGTTACCAAGTCTGGCTTTGAGTTTTCTtttgagaagaaaagaaagggtTTTGAGATACAATTACCAGGTGATGGAGACAAAGACAAATTTGGGAGGATTATAAGAAGTCCAGAGGTCCATATTGGGAATAGTGCTATACAACTTAATTCGGAGCAAAGACGTTACATGAGCAGTGGAGAGAAGCTCAGAGATCAGACATGGAATGACTGGGCTGAT TTTCTCAAGAAGTTCCTCGGGAGCACACAACATTTCCTTTCTCCGTCAGTTGATAGGCTAAATTTACGAATG ATATGCAAGCTGGAAGAAGTTCTTGTTCATCTGCAGAAAGTTAAGCAATGTGAATTTCTTTGTTCTGACATTCATCCTCAG AAAATAGCCGATACCCAAAATGTTTCTAGACATAAAAG ATATGTTGAAGGAAGAATGCTGATGCTTAATATATCATATGAGAAGGCTAAATTGCAGTTAATGCATATGAAGCGTGACAGATTGCTG AAAAAAGTACAGCAGTTGAACCATGGCCTTCAGGAGTCTAAGGAAATGGAGTTGCGTTTCATGGCATCCTTATCTAAGAGTGTGGCAGTGGAAACTCAAGCTAATGATATTCGTATCACTACTAGCTTGCTCAATTCTGAGGGAAAATGTCAG GTGATCGAACTGAGGCAGGagcttgaaaatttgacttgtaAAGCAAAATCCTTAAGTGAATTCTTTCATAGTGTTTGCAAGATTGAAGGGGTTCAAAGCTATATTGATACCATAGAATTTGTTCGTGATTATATCCAGAAGAGAATGTCTAACAAGTTTATATTTCAGAGTTTAAAG CAATGGGTTATTGAAGATTTTGAGCACACAGATGGTGGTTACAAAATTATTCTCAACTATTGTGGTTATGTCATCCAGAG GTTTGCAGTAAATGCCAGTCTACCTAGCATAATAACTTCAAACGACTTGAATGATGTGAACATTATgaag ACTTTTCCTGACATCAATGCTTGTTCTGCATTTGAATTTGTCTTAAATACCCATACCACTAAGAAATGCACAGATTCAATAAGTTTGGGACAAGAAACACAG ATAATTAGTTCACTTCTGAGTAATTTGCTAGATGTGGTTGAGGAGGTTCAGTTATCTCGCATAGAAATTAGAAATCTGGTCCAGGCAAAGTTCTTTTCCCATTCTG GTCAACAGCTTGATTTGCAGCTAGTTTTCATGGACTTTAGTAGTGGTAGGAAAGTGAAGGTGACTTTTGATATGACATGCATTAAATG TGGGGCTTATCCTGCAAAGGTCCTTCCATCTCAAATACTTGGTCATACCGGCATGGAACATGACTCGCCTTTGTCCCTTGTATCTCAAGTAAGAAGTGCAGCTGAGAATGTGGGAGTTGGATATTTGAGAATTATTAGGCTTTGCAGGTGTATCTCCCGGATAATTCAGCCTTGCACTTAA
- the LOC112740888 gene encoding uncharacterized protein isoform X3, producing the protein MEPSNNTETEDETVALRRKKLRRVSFADNEITSVHIFRPDDSSSSDTPPGSVPSSSPSPEVLGFFRDLAGDSDEDDELDLKESSSPPNGEAADLNHSFLRPLGSPSPSGSSAAPSTDDEDDFRCPVSSSFIRPERLPDSAASDDLTMDSTAFSLHYRSLARSDFEDLKTPSRFSPQFEETLPSQGSGHSASTTGCFMVLSEAKMQSPQSGVPTDPVNVCRDSSDMSMTGLDPQRYDYDRLSPTLDAILVEGSKDLPAISPLNTEAADSRLSSPVDQVIHDFLDNEGNHTGVDDSVQPHGIHDSEAADTPNVGPAMGRVGKHDTVADDSLHQIKTPDTSIKETKKFVEGASAAIHKELDFLIANSARTPLMMGNSVQSKLGYGVAQVKGSNLEDRGQMSDINEKDCEYNQVETRNASLDEHLYGLTQGNRMNQGSIITDSHGIDSFRNLAMLTDNEQTVDSKTASCLQIDQTDSTVEKRKDDVASVTYDNPFSSPVMLNQKRSQHVECQRTCSHELKQLKKHNESVNSGLGQDAESNSDAAADGFGLSGFENSVKTSTDCMISQSASKRKPAESPSNMVLFLSTPSKETPTLSPSLYGSSSELLNSNMQDLSNKDNSYGHCHLDNNCRGAPKVALSPVTKSGFEFSFEKKRKGFEIQLPGDGDKDKFGRIIRSPEVHIGNSAIQLNSEQRRYMSSGEKLRDQTWNDWADFLKKFLGSTQHFLSPSVDRLNLRMICKLEEVLVHLQKVKQCEFLCSDIHPQKKIADTQNVSRHKRYVEGRMLMLNISYEKAKLQLMHMKRDRLLKKVQQLNHGLQESKEMELRFMASLSKSVAVETQANDIRITTSLLNSEGKCQVIELRQELENLTCKAKSLSEFFHSVCKIEGVQSYIDTIEFVRDYIQKRMSNKFIFQSLKQWVIEDFEHTDGGYKIILNYCGYVIQRFAVNASLPSIITSNDLNDVNIMKTFPDINACSAFEFVLNTHTTKKCTDSISLGQETQIISSLLSNLLDVVEEVQLSRIEIRNLVQAKFFSHSGQQLDLQLVFMDFSSGRKVKVTFDMTCIKCGAYPAKVLPSQILGHTGMEHDSPLSLVSQVRSAAENVGVGYLRIIRLCRCISRIIQPCT; encoded by the exons ATGGAACCTTCCAACAACACCGAAACCGAAGACGAGACCGTCGCGCTTCGGAGGAAGAAGTTGCGCCGCGTCAGCTTCGCGGACAACGAGATTACCTCCGTCCACATCTTCCGCCCCGACGACTCTTCTTCCTCCGACACTCCTCCCGGTTCAGTTCCTTCCTCCTCCCCCTCCCCCGAGGTCCTAGGGTTTTTCCGGGACCTGGCCGGCGACAGCGACGAAGACGACGAGCTCGACCTCAAGGAGTCCTCTTCCCCGCCCAACGGTGAAGCCGCCGATCTCAATCACTCCTTTCTGAGACCACTCGGTTCCCCTTCCCCCAGTGGCAGTAGCGCCGCTCCTTCCACTGACGATG AAGATGATTTTCGATGTCCGGTGTCGTCCAGTTTCATCAGACCCGAACGCTTGCCGGACTCTGCTGCATCTGATGATCTCACAATGGACTCAACTGCCTTTTCATTGCATTACCGGAGTCTTGCCAGGTCGGATTTTGAAGACTTGAAGACGCCCTCGAGGTTCAGTCCTCAGTTTGAAGAGACATTGCCGAGCCAAGGCTCCGGCCACTCAGCCTCCACTACTGGGTGTTTTATGGTTCTTTCGGAAGCCAAGATGCAGTCTCCTCAGTCTGGAGTACCTACGGATCCCGTGAATGTTTGTAGAGATTCCAGTGACATGAGTATGACTGGGTTGGACCCGCAGAGGTACGATTATGACAGACTCTCTCCTACTTTGGACGCAATCCTTGTAGAAGGAAGCAAGGATTTGCCTGCCATCTCCCCTTTGAATACTGAGGCTGCAGATTCACGGCTTAGCTCTCCAGTTGATCAAGTCATCCATGATTTCTTAGACAACGAGGGGAATCATACTGGTGTGGATGATTCAGTTCAGCCACATGGCATCCATGATTCTGAGGCTGCAGATACACCGAACGTAGGTCCAGCTATGGGTAGAGTTGGGAAACATGATACAGTCGCAGATGATTcccttcaccaaatcaaaactcCTGATACTTCAATCAAG GAAACCAAGAAGTTTGTTGAAGGTGCAAGTGCAGCAATCCATAAAGAGTTAGACTTTCTTATTGCTAATAGTGCAAGAACTCCACTAATGATGGGCAACTCAGTTCAATCAAAACTTGGTTATGGTGTTGCCCAGGTGAAGGGAAGTAATCTTGAAGACAGAGGACAAATGTCTGACATTAATGAAAAAGATTGTGAATACAATCAAGTTGAAACTCGAAATGCTTCTTTAGATGAGCATCTCTATGGTTTAACTCAAGGGAATAGGATGAATCAAGGTTCGATCATCACAGATTCCCATGGGATTGACTCCTTTAGAAACCTTGCGATGCTAACTGATAATGAACAGACTGTTGACTCAAAAACGG CTTCTTGCCTGCAGATTGACCAAACAGATAGCACAGTTGAGAAAAGGAAAGATGATGTTGCAAGTGTTACATATGATAATCCATTTTCTTCTCCTGTGATGTTGAACCAGAAGCGATCACAACATGTGGAATGCCAAAGGACTTGTTCTCATGAATTGAAGCAGCTGAAAAAGCATAATGAATCTGTTAATAGTGGTTTAGGGCAAGATGCTGAGAGCAACTCAGACGCAGCAGCTGATGGATTTGGGTTGTCTGGGTTTGAAAACAGTGTAAAGACTAGTACAGATTGTATGATTTCACAG AGTGCATCCAAGAGAAAACCAGCTGAGAGTCCTAGTAATATGGTTTTGTTTCTGAGCACTCCTAGCAAAGAAACTCCAACTCTGTCGCCATCTCTTTATGGGTCTTCGAGTGAACTGCTGAACAGTAATATGCAAGACTTGTCTAATAAAGATAACTCATATGGTCATTGCCATCTTGACAACAACTGCCGAGGGGCACCCAAAGTAGCTCTGAGCCCTGTTACCAAGTCTGGCTTTGAGTTTTCTtttgagaagaaaagaaagggtTTTGAGATACAATTACCAGGTGATGGAGACAAAGACAAATTTGGGAGGATTATAAGAAGTCCAGAGGTCCATATTGGGAATAGTGCTATACAACTTAATTCGGAGCAAAGACGTTACATGAGCAGTGGAGAGAAGCTCAGAGATCAGACATGGAATGACTGGGCTGAT TTTCTCAAGAAGTTCCTCGGGAGCACACAACATTTCCTTTCTCCGTCAGTTGATAGGCTAAATTTACGAATG ATATGCAAGCTGGAAGAAGTTCTTGTTCATCTGCAGAAAGTTAAGCAATGTGAATTTCTTTGTTCTGACATTCATCCTCAG AAGAAAATAGCCGATACCCAAAATGTTTCTAGACATAAAAG ATATGTTGAAGGAAGAATGCTGATGCTTAATATATCATATGAGAAGGCTAAATTGCAGTTAATGCATATGAAGCGTGACAGATTGCTG AAAAAAGTACAGCAGTTGAACCATGGCCTTCAGGAGTCTAAGGAAATGGAGTTGCGTTTCATGGCATCCTTATCTAAGAGTGTGGCAGTGGAAACTCAAGCTAATGATATTCGTATCACTACTAGCTTGCTCAATTCTGAGGGAAAATGTCAG GTGATCGAACTGAGGCAGGagcttgaaaatttgacttgtaAAGCAAAATCCTTAAGTGAATTCTTTCATAGTGTTTGCAAGATTGAAGGGGTTCAAAGCTATATTGATACCATAGAATTTGTTCGTGATTATATCCAGAAGAGAATGTCTAACAAGTTTATATTTCAGAGTTTAAAG CAATGGGTTATTGAAGATTTTGAGCACACAGATGGTGGTTACAAAATTATTCTCAACTATTGTGGTTATGTCATCCAGAG GTTTGCAGTAAATGCCAGTCTACCTAGCATAATAACTTCAAACGACTTGAATGATGTGAACATTATgaag ACTTTTCCTGACATCAATGCTTGTTCTGCATTTGAATTTGTCTTAAATACCCATACCACTAAGAAATGCACAGATTCAATAAGTTTGGGACAAGAAACACAG ATAATTAGTTCACTTCTGAGTAATTTGCTAGATGTGGTTGAGGAGGTTCAGTTATCTCGCATAGAAATTAGAAATCTGGTCCAGGCAAAGTTCTTTTCCCATTCTG GTCAACAGCTTGATTTGCAGCTAGTTTTCATGGACTTTAGTAGTGGTAGGAAAGTGAAGGTGACTTTTGATATGACATGCATTAAATG TGGGGCTTATCCTGCAAAGGTCCTTCCATCTCAAATACTTGGTCATACCGGCATGGAACATGACTCGCCTTTGTCCCTTGTATCTCAAGTAAGAAGTGCAGCTGAGAATGTGGGAGTTGGATATTTGAGAATTATTAGGCTTTGCAGGTGTATCTCCCGGATAATTCAGCCTTGCACTTAA
- the LOC112740888 gene encoding uncharacterized protein isoform X4, which yields MEPSNNTETEDETVALRRKKLRRVSFADNEITSVHIFRPDDSSSSDTPPGSVPSSSPSPEVLGFFRDLAGDSDEDDELDLKESSSPPNGEAADLNHSFLRPLGSPSPSGSSAAPSTDDEDDFRCPVSSSFIRPERLPDSAASDDLTMDSTAFSLHYRSLARSDFEDLKTPSRFSPQFEETLPSQGSGHSASTTGCFMVLSEAKMQSPQSGVPTDPVNVCRDSSDMSMTGLDPQRYDYDRLSPTLDAILVEGSKDLPAISPLNTEAADSRLSSPVDQVIHDFLDNEGNHTGVDDSVQPHGIHDSEAADTPNVGPAMGRVGKHDTVADDSLHQIKTPDTSIKETKKFVEGASAAIHKELDFLIANSARTPLMMGNSVQSKLGYGVAQVKGSNLEDRGQMSDINEKDCEYNQVETRNASLDEHLYGLTQGNRMNQGSIITDSHGIDSFRNLAMLTDNEQTVDSKTASCLQIDQTDSTVEKRKDDVASVTYDNPFSSPVMLNQKRSQHVECQRTCSHELKQLKKHNESVNSGLGQDAESNSDAAADGFGLSGFENSVKTSTDCMISQSASKRKPAESPSNMVLFLSTPSKETPTLSPSLYGSSSELLNSNMQDLSNKDNSYGHCHLDNNCRGAPKVALSPVTKSGFEFSFEKKRKGFEIQLPGDGDKDKFGRIIRSPEVHIGNSAIQLNSEQRRYMSSGEKLRDQTWNDWADFLKKFLGSTQHFLSPSVDRLNLRMICKLEEVLVHLQKVKQCEFLCSDIHPQKIADTQNVSRHKRYVEGRMLMLNISYEKAKLQLMHMKRDRLLKKVQQLNHGLQESKEMELRFMASLSKSVAVETQANDIRITTSLLNSEGKCQVIELRQELENLTCKAKSLSEFFHSVCKIEGVQSYIDTIEFVRDYIQKRMSNKFIFQSLKQWVIEDFEHTDGGYKIILNYCGYVIQRFAVNASLPSIITSNDLNDVNIMKTFPDINACSAFEFVLNTHTTKKCTDSISLGQETQIISSLLSNLLDVVEEVQLSRIEIRNLVQAKFFSHSGQQLDLQLVFMDFSSGRKVKVTFDMTCIKCGAYPAKVLPSQILGHTGMEHDSPLSLVSQVRSAAENVGVGYLRIIRLCRCISRIIQPCT from the exons ATGGAACCTTCCAACAACACCGAAACCGAAGACGAGACCGTCGCGCTTCGGAGGAAGAAGTTGCGCCGCGTCAGCTTCGCGGACAACGAGATTACCTCCGTCCACATCTTCCGCCCCGACGACTCTTCTTCCTCCGACACTCCTCCCGGTTCAGTTCCTTCCTCCTCCCCCTCCCCCGAGGTCCTAGGGTTTTTCCGGGACCTGGCCGGCGACAGCGACGAAGACGACGAGCTCGACCTCAAGGAGTCCTCTTCCCCGCCCAACGGTGAAGCCGCCGATCTCAATCACTCCTTTCTGAGACCACTCGGTTCCCCTTCCCCCAGTGGCAGTAGCGCCGCTCCTTCCACTGACGATG AAGATGATTTTCGATGTCCGGTGTCGTCCAGTTTCATCAGACCCGAACGCTTGCCGGACTCTGCTGCATCTGATGATCTCACAATGGACTCAACTGCCTTTTCATTGCATTACCGGAGTCTTGCCAGGTCGGATTTTGAAGACTTGAAGACGCCCTCGAGGTTCAGTCCTCAGTTTGAAGAGACATTGCCGAGCCAAGGCTCCGGCCACTCAGCCTCCACTACTGGGTGTTTTATGGTTCTTTCGGAAGCCAAGATGCAGTCTCCTCAGTCTGGAGTACCTACGGATCCCGTGAATGTTTGTAGAGATTCCAGTGACATGAGTATGACTGGGTTGGACCCGCAGAGGTACGATTATGACAGACTCTCTCCTACTTTGGACGCAATCCTTGTAGAAGGAAGCAAGGATTTGCCTGCCATCTCCCCTTTGAATACTGAGGCTGCAGATTCACGGCTTAGCTCTCCAGTTGATCAAGTCATCCATGATTTCTTAGACAACGAGGGGAATCATACTGGTGTGGATGATTCAGTTCAGCCACATGGCATCCATGATTCTGAGGCTGCAGATACACCGAACGTAGGTCCAGCTATGGGTAGAGTTGGGAAACATGATACAGTCGCAGATGATTcccttcaccaaatcaaaactcCTGATACTTCAATCAAG GAAACCAAGAAGTTTGTTGAAGGTGCAAGTGCAGCAATCCATAAAGAGTTAGACTTTCTTATTGCTAATAGTGCAAGAACTCCACTAATGATGGGCAACTCAGTTCAATCAAAACTTGGTTATGGTGTTGCCCAGGTGAAGGGAAGTAATCTTGAAGACAGAGGACAAATGTCTGACATTAATGAAAAAGATTGTGAATACAATCAAGTTGAAACTCGAAATGCTTCTTTAGATGAGCATCTCTATGGTTTAACTCAAGGGAATAGGATGAATCAAGGTTCGATCATCACAGATTCCCATGGGATTGACTCCTTTAGAAACCTTGCGATGCTAACTGATAATGAACAGACTGTTGACTCAAAAACGG CTTCTTGCCTGCAGATTGACCAAACAGATAGCACAGTTGAGAAAAGGAAAGATGATGTTGCAAGTGTTACATATGATAATCCATTTTCTTCTCCTGTGATGTTGAACCAGAAGCGATCACAACATGTGGAATGCCAAAGGACTTGTTCTCATGAATTGAAGCAGCTGAAAAAGCATAATGAATCTGTTAATAGTGGTTTAGGGCAAGATGCTGAGAGCAACTCAGACGCAGCAGCTGATGGATTTGGGTTGTCTGGGTTTGAAAACAGTGTAAAGACTAGTACAGATTGTATGATTTCACAG AGTGCATCCAAGAGAAAACCAGCTGAGAGTCCTAGTAATATGGTTTTGTTTCTGAGCACTCCTAGCAAAGAAACTCCAACTCTGTCGCCATCTCTTTATGGGTCTTCGAGTGAACTGCTGAACAGTAATATGCAAGACTTGTCTAATAAAGATAACTCATATGGTCATTGCCATCTTGACAACAACTGCCGAGGGGCACCCAAAGTAGCTCTGAGCCCTGTTACCAAGTCTGGCTTTGAGTTTTCTtttgagaagaaaagaaagggtTTTGAGATACAATTACCAGGTGATGGAGACAAAGACAAATTTGGGAGGATTATAAGAAGTCCAGAGGTCCATATTGGGAATAGTGCTATACAACTTAATTCGGAGCAAAGACGTTACATGAGCAGTGGAGAGAAGCTCAGAGATCAGACATGGAATGACTGGGCTGAT TTTCTCAAGAAGTTCCTCGGGAGCACACAACATTTCCTTTCTCCGTCAGTTGATAGGCTAAATTTACGAATG ATATGCAAGCTGGAAGAAGTTCTTGTTCATCTGCAGAAAGTTAAGCAATGTGAATTTCTTTGTTCTGACATTCATCCTCAG AAAATAGCCGATACCCAAAATGTTTCTAGACATAAAAG ATATGTTGAAGGAAGAATGCTGATGCTTAATATATCATATGAGAAGGCTAAATTGCAGTTAATGCATATGAAGCGTGACAGATTGCTG AAAAAAGTACAGCAGTTGAACCATGGCCTTCAGGAGTCTAAGGAAATGGAGTTGCGTTTCATGGCATCCTTATCTAAGAGTGTGGCAGTGGAAACTCAAGCTAATGATATTCGTATCACTACTAGCTTGCTCAATTCTGAGGGAAAATGTCAG GTGATCGAACTGAGGCAGGagcttgaaaatttgacttgtaAAGCAAAATCCTTAAGTGAATTCTTTCATAGTGTTTGCAAGATTGAAGGGGTTCAAAGCTATATTGATACCATAGAATTTGTTCGTGATTATATCCAGAAGAGAATGTCTAACAAGTTTATATTTCAGAGTTTAAAG CAATGGGTTATTGAAGATTTTGAGCACACAGATGGTGGTTACAAAATTATTCTCAACTATTGTGGTTATGTCATCCAGAG GTTTGCAGTAAATGCCAGTCTACCTAGCATAATAACTTCAAACGACTTGAATGATGTGAACATTATgaag ACTTTTCCTGACATCAATGCTTGTTCTGCATTTGAATTTGTCTTAAATACCCATACCACTAAGAAATGCACAGATTCAATAAGTTTGGGACAAGAAACACAG ATAATTAGTTCACTTCTGAGTAATTTGCTAGATGTGGTTGAGGAGGTTCAGTTATCTCGCATAGAAATTAGAAATCTGGTCCAGGCAAAGTTCTTTTCCCATTCTG GTCAACAGCTTGATTTGCAGCTAGTTTTCATGGACTTTAGTAGTGGTAGGAAAGTGAAGGTGACTTTTGATATGACATGCATTAAATG TGGGGCTTATCCTGCAAAGGTCCTTCCATCTCAAATACTTGGTCATACCGGCATGGAACATGACTCGCCTTTGTCCCTTGTATCTCAAGTAAGAAGTGCAGCTGAGAATGTGGGAGTTGGATATTTGAGAATTATTAGGCTTTGCAGGTGTATCTCCCGGATAATTCAGCCTTGCACTTAA